The following coding sequences are from one Octopus bimaculoides isolate UCB-OBI-ISO-001 chromosome 3, ASM119413v2, whole genome shotgun sequence window:
- the LOC106872005 gene encoding GSK3-beta interaction protein has translation MADTDSTLCDDEEYTLKIEAESVVNEIAYAVKCVQLSDVLPSADNLIYLNLRTKENQKYCVQLSTEGFQIVGHDFDSLDNVSNGKYFETIYSLLDNVSPEYRNSFGDVLLSKLQKVQEQQQEQVSEKDDLQ, from the coding sequence ATGGCAGACACCGATTCCACTTTGTGCGACGACGAGGAATATACTCTAAAAATTGAGGCAGAGTCAGTTGTAAATGAAATCGCTTATGCTGTGAAATGTGTACAGCTTTCAGATGTCCTTCCCTCGGCCGATAACTTGATCTATCTCAATCTACGCACGAAAGAAAACCAAAAGTATTGCGTACAACTTTCTACAGAAGGTTTTCAAATAGTCGGTCATGATTTCGATAGCCTTGATAATGTCAGTAATGGCAAATATTTTGAGACCATCTACAGTCTCTTGGACAACGTCAGTCCCGAGTACCGAAATTCTTTTGGCGATGTTCTTCTCTCCAAACTGCAAAAAGTacaggaacaacaacaagaacaggtCTCTGAGAAGGACGATCTGCAATGA